The following proteins come from a genomic window of Sorghum bicolor cultivar BTx623 chromosome 3, Sorghum_bicolor_NCBIv3, whole genome shotgun sequence:
- the LOC8062293 gene encoding uncharacterized protein LOC8062293 produces the protein MGKDAGEAQQPPDGAGGGAGGGAGGSRAGSARRFCCCGGGGGAAARVVRLQCVAALVLGVAVLLSALFWLPPFAGRGGAKEGPDPGDEFGAAIVASFRLHKTVPELSGNKSQLELDIYEEVGIPNSTVVVNMLHPLDGSNWTNIIFNIVPFPENMTISSTWLSILRSKFMSLVVRQSTIHLTEPLFGNSSSFEVIKFPGGITIIPPQTAFLLQKPHATFNFTLNYPIYKLQDRTNELKDQMKAGLLLNPYENLYIKLTNSQGSTILPPTIVETSIVPKVGNNQPSVPRMKQLARTITNSSSSSGNLGLNHTVFGRVKQISLSSYLRHSLHSGGGSDAPSPAPMHHHGHHGHHHHHHSHYDNRHPAPAPAPVHFPVPQPRYSAPPPSGCPYSKNKPKKREPVTPAAEPAANDHRSASIALPPHPSSPSPASRSRHGHSTQGASPVPSPPALPEPPLPTVSFAHPHPPSEHGTGTSPAPSEEATRAGPAGMSQVAPAPHSSYATRMQGNVPCRWVVFVLALCTLTSLLR, from the exons ATGGGGAAGGACGCCGGCGAGGCGCAGCAGCCGCCGGACGGGGCGGGCGGCGGCGCAGGCGGAGGCGCAGGAGGAAGCAGGGCCGGTAGCGCCCGCCGCTTCTGCTGCtgcggaggcggaggaggagcggcGGCGAGGGTGGTTCGGCTGCAATGCGTGGCGGCGCTCGTGCTCGGGGTGGCCGTGCTGCTGTCGGCGCTCTTCTGGCTCCCGCCCTTCGCGGGGCGGGGCGGCGCCAAGGAGGGCCCGGATCCGGGCGACGAGTTCGGAG CTGCTATAGTGGCAAGCTTTAGGCTACACAAGACAGTTCCTGAGCTGAGTGGAAATAAATCCCAGCTTGAACTGGATATATATGAGGAAGTTGGCATTCCTAATTCCACG GTGGTTGTGAATATGCTACATCCATTAGATGGATCAAACTGGAcaaacatcatcttcaacatTGTTCCTTTCCCAGAGAACATGACTATATCATCAACATGGTTGAGCATTCTTAGATCAAAGTTCATGTCCTTGGTTGTACGGCAGTCAACAATCCACTTGACTGAACCTCTATTTGGGAATTCATCATCCTTTGAAGTAATTAAATTTCCAGGAGGAATAACAATCATCCCTCCACAAACTGCTTTTCTTCTTCAGAAGCCCCATGCTACCTTTAATTTTACTCTGAACTATCCGATCTACAAATTACAAGACAGAACCAACGAGTTAAAGGATCAAATGAAGGCAGGACTACTACTCAATCCATACGAG AATCTGTATATCAAATTGACAAATTCACAAGGTTCAACGATTCTCCCTCCAACAATTGTTGAGACCTCCATTGTCCCCAAAGTTGGAAATAACCAGCCATCTGTACCAAGGATGAAGCAGTTAGCACGAACAATTACCAATTCATCGTCATCCTCGGGAAACTTGGGTCTGAATCATACAGTATTTGGCAGGGTAAAGCAGATTAGCCTTTCATCCTATCTCAGGCATTCCTTACATAGTGGAGGTGGTTCTGATGCACCAAGTCCTGCACCCATGCATCATCATGGTCATCACggccatcatcaccatcaccacAGTCATTACGACAACAGGCATccagctcctgctcctgctccagtACATTTTCCTGTGCCGCAACCCAGATATAGTGCTCCACCTCCATCTGGGTGTCCATACAGCAAAAACAAGCCAAAGAAAAGAGAGCCTGTTACACCAGCTGCTGAGCCTGCAGCTAATGATCACCGATCTGCTTCCATTGCTTTACCACCACATCCATCGTCGCCTTCGCCTGCTAGTCGTTCTCGACATGGTCACAGTACACAGGGTGCATCCCCTGTTCCTTCCCCTCCTGCTCTACCAGAGCCACCTTTGCCCACCGTTTCTTTTGCTCATCCACATCCTCCAAGTGAACATGGAACAGGGACAAGTCCTGCTCCAAGTGAAGAGGCAACACGAGCGGGTCCTGCTGGGATGTCACAAGTGGCACCTGCACCTCATTCAT